A segment of the Ammospiza caudacuta isolate bAmmCau1 chromosome 2, bAmmCau1.pri, whole genome shotgun sequence genome:
CAGCCACCAACACAGATACTATTGTTAGCTGTAGTGAAAATAACCCTCTATTTTAAGTAGTGCCAGTGTATAGTGAATGATCCTGTGACAAACGGGCCCTAGCACGTGTCTTTCAATAGGGGTAGTGCCCCAATAGACACCCAGCTTAAATAAAATAGCAGAATATTTGTGCATCTAACTTTAACAAGTATTTCTTCTCTGAATTTAAAAGCAGGAATGAGCACTTGGAATTTAACATGATTAACATGAATTAACCAGGAACTGTTGTTTGttcttggttttgttggttttgagAATAtacttattttgaaaaattcttGAGATGTAACATGCTCTTTACTGGGCAATTAAAAAATGGCATAGGACATTTACTTCCGTTCATGCCTGCAGCCTAAAGGAGCAGAGTGGTGTTGAATTCCCACTTGGTTTTCTTTGCAAGCATTGTTTCCactgaaaatgaaatgtaaTGCCACAGGAGTCTAATGGGTAGTAAATGTTTTTGGAGTAACTCTGTTACATGAAATTAAAGGAGGAGGGAGCGTTCTGTTTTTTTATTAAGCATCTATTTGAATTGCTTGTGATAATCTCCAATGATAATTAATGTACCAGAGCTTTTGCTTTCTAGATGAATGTCTaacatatttattatttagtgAAGTGGCTGATCACTGAGTGTTTGCTGTGGCTGTGTTTTGAAGATGCAGTTGAAACGTGCTCTGTGGTGTTTCCTGTTGCAGGCAGTGCTTTGGGGATGGCTTGCACTGGGCTGGATGTATGATCATCGTGCTTTTGGGACAGCAGCGGCGCTTTGACGTGTTGGATTTCTGCTACCACCTGTTGAAAGTCCAAAAGCACGATGGCAAAGATGAGGTTATCAAGAATGTGGTGAGTTGAAAACATCAGTATTTGCTTTAGTAATAAAGACAACAACTCAGAGCTATTTGTACTCAGATGCAGCGTAGATATGGCAACCCTTTCTTTAGAATGAATTGCTGAaaatggggacaccaggattttcaaaaacaaaagaTTAAGGCTGGAGTTGGAAGGCTGGTCAAGCAGAATTCTGATGTCACAAATATATGAGATTTTCTTAATGCCTTCCATCCTATATATGCTCATTCTCAAAATGACAAGGCTGCTGTAAATTGAGCTTCTCTGCACCCAAAGCAGCAGTCAAAAACCAAAATGCACTTTCTATTTCCACTGGCTTAGCAGTGCAAGGGAAATATTTGTAACATTGCTGGGAGAGATGAGGTAACAGCATTTGCTGGCTTTCTGGCTAAGGCTTTTCATATCCAGAGCTAATTCCCGTGTCTGTTTGATGTTTGCAGCCTTTGAAGAAAATGGTTGAGAGAATTCGCAAGTTCCAGATTCTGAATGATGAAATAATTGCTATTTTGGACAAGTATTTGAAGTCCGGTGATGGAGAGAGCACACCCGTGGAACACGTGCGCTGCTTCCAGCCACCAATTCATCAGTCCCTTGCCAGCAACTAGATTCTCACCTAACAGTACTTCTTGCACCTCTTTAGGCTAAAAGTGTGAGAAACAAAGtaagaaacaaaacccacaccaaCAGTTTTGAAGAATAGTCTCACCTGCATTTTTCAGTATGCCTGTGCCATTTGAATGGCACACTCACACTGTTCTCTCCAGTTTCCAAGCACAGTAACTGTATACAATCCATACTTATTTTTCTAGACTAAAATTTTATACACTTTGATTAAAAGCCTGTAAGATTTTTGAAACCTCTTTGCATTCCTGTCCAAGGTGACCATTTTAGACTGGACTGGTATAATTTTCCCCTGAAGCTATAGAAATAATGGCTGTGGAGGGTAAAAAACGGTTctatagaaaaaaattttagaaatcAATGCATAATTGTTTGTATTAGAGCCTTAATTGCTTGATttgcctttattaaaaaaaaaagagaaaaaacaacaaaacaaactctACTGGTGCTTTGTGAATAATTTTCTAGTCAGTtgattctttttcctctttgcaaaTCTATTCTCAGAGATCAGTAATTATGGAAATGAAGGTTATTTAAAGTGTTTGTTTCAAAATTGTTTAACATGAAGGTGATTTACAGGattctaatatttttaaaaggtggAAGTTTGATTGATTAGAATGGGGACTGTTTGCCTTTTCCTAATGAGAGTTTCTAACACAGTTTATATTTTGGTTTGCAATCTATACCTGTGTACCCAAACACATTTACAAGTGATGAGGAATTCTTGTTTACAAGAATCTTGAGTAAAGTGATCAGATATAATCTATCCCAGTACATAAACTCTAATGAtgttaataattatttattatggAAAGTATTTGTTAAATTACATTTGCTGTATAATGCAAACACTGCATCAGTAAGATTGTAAAACTTTGCAACTATAGAAGTTGAATTTTAAAGCAAACCATTCAGCCAAAAGCAGTAACTCCTGCTTGCTTACTCCAGGATCCTGTCAGCTggctctgggatcagccctACCCAAGACATGAGGATGGCCaaaacagacacagacagaTAATTACATGTTATACCCAGGATATGGATTTGTGGAGATGTTACTTGGTCAGTGTTTCTAACCCATAGTGTCAAACCAAGAATGCATTCCTTTGAGaacctgtttttcttccttccctcttaGTAGTTCATGGCTAGGTTACAGCACATCTTTTCTCCTGCTCAGCTCTTTCCAGGTGCTTCTCAGCCATGGAATTGACTCCACAGTGGGTAGAAATGAGCATTTGACAGAAGAGGTACAGAGGAAGTGAGGAACATACAGGTATTGGAGTGGCAGAGAACTCTGTTTTGAGGAGAGAAATTAACTGAAATTTCCTCAGCAAAATATTATGGACATTTTCCAGGCAATCTATCAGCAAGTTTCCACAATCCCAGGTTTCCCCAGGACATCTGTGCTTGAGAGCTGCCATTCTGGAGTGGTGTCTGTCGTGGTGAGAGTGCACACAAGGCTGCCCGGTGTGTGGGAGACACGAGTCAGAGGCACTCGTGCTTTGTTACACCAGCTCATTGCAGGATTTCTTTTACAAGGTGCTTTACAGATGATTTTCTTTAAGAAACAGTCTTTTAGTTCACAGAACACTTTTGGTCAGCCAGATGCTTCCCTGTGCTTCCAGTTAAGCAAATGAACAACTTTCCTAATTTGCTGACATCCTCATTGGTTTAAGGATGTCTCATACATCTGAGGTTTTGGCTCAGCACTGGTGCAGAAATGGTTAATTAATGAAGCCTGATTTTGTTTAAGAACTATTTAAAAAGAACTAATCATTATGTGAATAATTTCTAATTCTTACCAGTTAACTTTCAGCAGTAAGAGAATTGGTCCCTTAACATCTTAAAACTGctattaaatacatattttatgatcactgagggggaaaaaagtttaaGACAATTCAGACATTAGTCCTAGGAGATGtttgtttcccatttttataatgtaaatttttattatttttcaaaaaggATTATAGACTTGATAGGAACTAAATATTCTTTATCTAGTATAACCTTTCCtacctaaaagaaaaaatgcagcaaGGTGCACAAAAGGTGTAACTTTTCCATTTCCAATTAGTTCTGAGCAAAAACGTTTTTCTTGTTTGACACCTTCACCCTTCCTGTATGTTATGACACATAAAGAAGGCAGCAGTATTTTGTTTCATAGGTGGTAACTTGGGGATTTCTGTCCTaggaaaaaatcttaatttctcTTAAACACTGAGCACTAAACCTGACAATATTGAGCAGTAACTATTAGTCTCTGTCCCAAGTATTTCCAACTTTCACATGCATAATAGAAAATTCTTATAAAACCTTCTTccctaatttttattttctgcctttagTAAAGTGAATTACCACCTACCTGCCTCACCCCTcccccccctcttttttttgAAGCAATGTCATTAATGTTTCattattttggttatttttgaaaatgtcagggtcacagcaaacaaaacagcaatTCTGTGAGTTCAAGCTGTAACATCAGGAATACAGAACAGGtttgcagagccagggcagcatggtgcagcacagacagaacCTGACCTCTGTTACAGAAGAGGGAGCAGCTTCTCTGGCTACTAGTAATGATTCAAATCCTTCCTTCTGCTTAAACTGCCATAGCAGGAGCTACCATCTCGCCTATCCATGCAGAACAcaagctcctgccttcctctttCTGCCAGCCTGTTACTCTGATCTGGTAAAGTTGGGGCTTTTTGATGCAAATCCAGCAAGTTTTGCATACAGCTTTACCTAACCAGTATTTTCAAAGGATCAGTTGTGCTTGGTTGTAgccttcccttttctctttacAAACTGGGACAGGAGTAgttgctgcagctcctgtttcAGTATGGTTACAGTCACTCCATGGGCACAGGTACAAAGGATTCAGGTTTGCTGCAACCTTTTTACCACCAATGCAGAAATAAAGCCATTTATTTTTGATAAAATTGTAATTAGTGCAATACATCTTAAAAACAGAAGAATGAAATGAAAGTATTTACACATAACTTAAGCAACAAAACCAATTGTGGTCTGAGGTCATTTTAGtactttttaaagtaaaagtaaggcaaataaaaaacatttcagtgtTCTTTATCCAAACAAATCAAACTCAAAAATCAACGATTGTCTACACATACTGTTAAAAAGTACATGACTTTCCAGACAAGCTCAGACAtttcacagcaggaaaaaaaaaatccagggtTACAGAATTGTTCTTTTCTTAAGTAACACGTAGATATTTTCAGAAAGCTGACAGGCTTCCATTTCTTCTGGCTGAGAGACTCTCAGTGGATTGCATTTCACCTAGGCAGGCAGAACTTTCTTCATCATCATTAAAGCTGTCATATGTGCTCAGCAAAGTGCCATTGGCTGCTCTGTCATCCTTCCGCAGAGAGAGGGGCAGGTTTGCTAGGGTGAAGTTAACATCTTTGAAGGCATGCAATAAAAAGATCCCCACAATAATTGTCAGGAAGCCACTGAAGGTGCCAATAATGTCATCAGCCGCCATGTGCTGCCATTCCTTGAAGAGGATGGCAGAACAAGTTAAAACAGATGTGGTGAAGATTACATAATATATTGGAGTCACTATTGAAGTGTTGAATATATCCAGAGCCCTGTTCAAATAGTTGATCTGAGTGCTCACACAGACAGTAAGGCTTAGCAGCAGAATCCAAGACAATGGATGCTTCAGCACTGGTTTTCCTGCAAAAAGTTCCTTTATAGCAATGCCCAGACCTTTGACACAGGAGACTGATAAGGCTCCAATTACAGAGCAAATTGTTATGTACACGAGAATGTTGGTCTGTCCATGGCGAGGTCCCACCACACAGATTAGAATTAAAGACACAATGACAACGAGCGTTGCGAACACCACAAAACCTGTggttggaggaaaaaaaaaatcttgttatTTATAGACACTAATGGACACAATTGTTACTTATGGACTCTATTTATCAGAAGTATTTTTCAGAAGTATTTATCTTAGAGGTACAGGGAAAACACTAATTAACAATGGGACTGACTCAGCTTAAACAGAAGAGTTCAGGATGTTTCTCATTATTCCTCCAGCATCACAGTTTAGATGATTTCAAAGTGAGCAAGCCAAAACAAAGGCTGTACCTCAGGCATGCTGTATTACCTTTACCAGTCTATTGGCAAGACTACTATAGGATTAGATTGCTGAACTGCTTTACACCCAAACTCTGAGGTGTAGATGCCACTGGAAACAGGCCTGACTCTGAATTGAGTCTTTTTTAGGAGATATTTTGGCAGATTGCTATACTCATCAGCAGATTTCCAACAATTAGGTCATTCCTTAAGAAcaactttttaatttctgtgctATTTTCTCATGTTTAAGATGAGAATTGCCTTTGTATAAACAGTATTTTGCACACATGCATTTGTGAGTGCCTCATCTTCCATGTAGGCATAGCAGCTCATCTCTTAAGATTTTACTTCTCAGAAGGCACCACAACACCTACCTTTTCACTTTAAGGACAGCTCAAAGTTTGGCTTAGAGATGACACACTTCAAGCAAAATTTATAGAAA
Coding sequences within it:
- the NIPA2 gene encoding magnesium transporter NIPA2; its protein translation is MSQTRGKYDFCIGLVLAMSSSIFIGGSFILKKKGLLRLARKGSMRAGQGGHAYLKEWLWWAGLLSMGAGEVANFAAYAFAPATLVTPLGALSVLVSAILSSFFLNEKLNLHGKIGCLLSILGSTVMVIHAPQEEEVETLDEMSHKLGDPGFVVFATLVVIVSLILICVVGPRHGQTNILVYITICSVIGALSVSCVKGLGIAIKELFAGKPVLKHPLSWILLLSLTVCVSTQINYLNRALDIFNTSIVTPIYYVIFTTSVLTCSAILFKEWQHMAADDIIGTFSGFLTIIVGIFLLHAFKDVNFTLANLPLSLRKDDRAANGTLLSTYDSFNDDEESSACLGEMQSTESLSARRNGSLSAF